Proteins found in one Paenibacillus sp. FSL R10-2782 genomic segment:
- a CDS encoding ABC transporter substrate-binding protein, translating into MVQTKKWVSLLVILTVVGVLFAGCSGGANEAQPGNTENKTEGKEGSAQVTEGVIKASDLTQNPPGATNRKDNIVVGMVSPKGVFNPLFWQTTYDLYVVRTVFDSFLQVKADGTYENSLADKIDVSQDGLKYTFHLKPGVKYSDGTPVTVKDYAFVLKVLHDPNYDGETDILSFKIKGGKEYHDGKANDISGIKVIDDNTVEVTVTEATAYTKDFLGEQYFMPEAYYGKGFKKGSLDSIKALNNKPIGSGQYVLKSFSPGQQVVLEANPNYFKGAPKVKSVIFKTTTGETNLSMLQTGETDIDNVTVTEDNVEELKSLGFLDVNIMPTNGYGYIAFNHKEKKFQDPKVRQALTIGLNRKEIVEGVYGPYANVINIPQSTEAWSYTDEGINKYEFDTAKAKALLDEAGWKVGADGIREKDGEKFTINFSATADNPVVEALLPIMSNNYKELGIKLNSETLDFNAIMDKKDTGKFDMFFAAWGLTPDPDTTVYLTNGSQNDVGYSNKKVDELTIAGKKELNQEKRKVIYKELYQELNKDLPAIFMYQRRDMWPVNGRVSGLEITPYKDFEFSLYNAQLAQ; encoded by the coding sequence ATGGTGCAAACGAAGAAATGGGTTTCTTTGCTTGTGATACTGACGGTCGTTGGTGTATTGTTTGCAGGATGTAGCGGAGGGGCTAATGAAGCGCAGCCGGGCAATACGGAGAATAAAACAGAGGGAAAAGAAGGCAGTGCACAAGTCACAGAGGGTGTAATCAAAGCAAGTGATCTGACGCAAAATCCGCCTGGTGCTACGAACCGGAAGGATAACATTGTGGTAGGTATGGTATCACCTAAAGGGGTATTTAACCCGTTATTCTGGCAAACAACTTACGATCTATATGTAGTCAGAACCGTATTTGATTCCTTTTTACAGGTGAAAGCAGATGGTACATACGAAAATAGCTTGGCTGACAAGATTGATGTGTCGCAGGATGGCTTGAAATATACGTTCCACCTGAAACCAGGTGTGAAGTATAGTGACGGAACGCCAGTAACAGTGAAGGATTATGCTTTTGTCCTGAAGGTACTGCATGATCCGAATTATGATGGAGAAACCGATATTCTGTCCTTCAAAATTAAAGGCGGCAAGGAATATCACGATGGCAAGGCGAATGATATCTCCGGTATTAAAGTTATTGATGATAATACGGTAGAGGTAACCGTTACAGAAGCAACAGCTTATACAAAGGATTTTCTGGGTGAGCAATACTTCATGCCAGAAGCTTATTACGGAAAAGGTTTCAAAAAGGGCAGTCTGGACAGCATCAAGGCGCTTAATAATAAGCCAATCGGCTCCGGGCAGTATGTGTTGAAAAGCTTCTCCCCGGGTCAACAAGTCGTACTTGAAGCCAATCCAAACTACTTCAAGGGCGCACCAAAGGTAAAATCGGTTATTTTCAAAACGACAACAGGAGAAACCAACTTGTCTATGCTGCAAACGGGTGAGACCGATATAGACAATGTTACGGTTACAGAAGATAACGTAGAGGAATTGAAGTCTCTGGGCTTCCTGGACGTGAATATTATGCCGACCAACGGCTACGGATATATTGCATTTAATCACAAAGAAAAGAAATTTCAGGACCCTAAAGTACGCCAAGCTCTGACCATAGGTTTGAACCGGAAGGAGATTGTGGAAGGGGTGTACGGTCCGTATGCAAACGTCATTAACATTCCACAATCTACAGAAGCTTGGTCTTATACAGATGAAGGCATTAACAAATATGAGTTTGATACCGCTAAAGCAAAGGCTTTGCTGGATGAGGCTGGCTGGAAGGTTGGAGCGGACGGTATCCGTGAGAAGGATGGTGAAAAGTTTACCATTAACTTCTCAGCGACTGCGGATAATCCAGTAGTAGAGGCCTTGCTGCCGATTATGTCCAACAACTACAAGGAACTGGGCATTAAGCTGAATTCTGAAACACTGGATTTTAACGCGATTATGGATAAAAAAGATACGGGCAAGTTTGATATGTTCTTTGCCGCCTGGGGATTGACACCTGATCCAGATACAACGGTCTACCTGACGAACGGCTCACAAAATGATGTCGGCTACTCCAATAAAAAGGTCGATGAGCTGACGATTGCGGGTAAAAAGGAATTGAATCAGGAGAAGCGTAAAGTGATCTACAAGGAGCTGTATCAAGAGCTGAACAAGGATTTGCCAGCCATCTTTATGTATCAGCGCAGAGATATGTGGCCAGTTAATGGGCGTGTATCCGGCTTAGAAATTACACCATACAAGGATTTTGAATTCAGTCTGTATAACGCTCAGCTCGCACAATAA
- the rpsR gene encoding 30S ribosomal protein S18 translates to MGFRQREGGDDNKRPARRGGRNKRRKVCFFTVNKITHIDYKDTDLLKKFISERGKILPRRVTGTSAKYQRMLTIAVKRSRQIALLPYTTE, encoded by the coding sequence ATGGGCTTCAGACAAAGAGAAGGCGGAGACGATAACAAAAGACCAGCTCGTCGTGGTGGTCGCAACAAACGTCGTAAAGTATGTTTCTTCACTGTGAACAAAATTACTCACATTGATTATAAAGATACAGACCTGCTTAAAAAATTCATCAGCGAACGTGGAAAAATTCTTCCTCGTCGTGTGACTGGAACAAGCGCGAAATATCAACGTATGTTGACAATTGCGGTTAAACGTTCCCGTCAAATCGCATTGCTTCCTTACACTACTGAATAG
- the ssb gene encoding single-stranded DNA-binding protein gives MLNRVILIGRLTKDPELRYTPSGVAVTQFTLAVDRPFTSQGGEREADFLPIVTWRQLAETCANYLRKGRLTAVEGRVQVRNYENNEGKRVYVTEIVADNVRFLESNRDGGNGGGNSGGAAREESPFGGGNSNSGRGNNNSRNNQDPFSDDGKPIDISDDDLPF, from the coding sequence TTGTTGAACCGTGTCATTTTGATCGGTCGTTTGACCAAAGATCCAGAGCTGCGCTATACACCGTCTGGTGTAGCAGTAACCCAGTTCACCCTGGCTGTAGACCGTCCGTTTACGAGTCAAGGCGGCGAACGGGAAGCGGATTTCTTGCCGATCGTAACCTGGCGTCAGCTTGCTGAAACATGCGCTAACTATCTTCGCAAAGGTCGTTTAACGGCTGTTGAAGGCCGTGTTCAGGTACGTAATTATGAGAACAATGAAGGAAAACGTGTATACGTGACTGAAATTGTAGCTGATAATGTGCGTTTCCTGGAATCTAACCGCGATGGCGGTAACGGTGGCGGCAATAGCGGTGGAGCTGCGCGTGAGGAGTCTCCTTTCGGAGGCGGTAACAGCAATAGTGGACGCGGGAATAATAACTCGCGAAACAATCAGGATCCTTTTTCCGATGACGGAAAACCGATCGACATTTCGGATGATGATTTACCATTTTAA
- the rpsF gene encoding 30S ribosomal protein S6, which yields MRKYEVMYIIRPDIEQEAVQAAVDKFQGIISNGGGEITSHDVTKRRLAYEIKKFRDGSFVLVNFTAEPAVVAELERIMKISDEVIRYLITNDVA from the coding sequence ATGCGCAAATATGAAGTGATGTACATTATTCGTCCTGACATTGAACAAGAAGCTGTTCAAGCGGCAGTCGATAAATTCCAAGGTATCATCTCCAACGGCGGTGGCGAAATTACGAGTCACGATGTAACTAAACGCCGTCTTGCGTATGAGATTAAGAAATTCCGTGATGGTTCTTTCGTTCTGGTAAACTTCACAGCAGAACCTGCTGTAGTTGCTGAGCTTGAGCGTATCATGAAAATTTCTGACGAAGTAATTCGTTATCTCATTACGAACGACGTAGCTTAA
- a CDS encoding YjzC family protein, giving the protein MGEKTEFEPGDKVPNDGVYMEVGEKSFHTEIQNPQSVTLERGDSFPETTNHNRKWKKKTKARVH; this is encoded by the coding sequence ATGGGTGAAAAAACCGAATTCGAACCAGGTGACAAGGTCCCAAATGACGGCGTATATATGGAAGTGGGCGAAAAAAGCTTTCATACCGAAATTCAAAATCCGCAGTCAGTAACGCTGGAAAGAGGCGACTCTTTTCCGGAGACGACCAACCATAATCGCAAATGGAAGAAAAAAACGAAAGCCCGCGTTCATTAA
- a CDS encoding helix-turn-helix transcriptional regulator: MKVKIMLGELIKSKGISLNQLSYKTGVRRAALSELANDKRENINFKHIEQVAKALDISDIREIITLIDEEQSTRYN; the protein is encoded by the coding sequence ATGAAAGTAAAAATAATGCTTGGCGAGTTAATTAAGAGTAAGGGTATCTCTCTAAACCAGCTATCCTATAAAACAGGTGTCCGCAGAGCAGCACTTTCTGAACTGGCAAACGATAAGAGAGAAAATATTAATTTCAAGCATATTGAACAAGTTGCAAAAGCATTAGACATTTCAGATATCCGCGAAATAATAACTCTTATAGATGAAGAACAGAGCACACGTTATAATTAG
- a CDS encoding helix-turn-helix transcriptional regulator yields MSQRLLVCDLKNLLREKGWEQKKLAELTGIREATISEMVRNKNKMFPRQALEKIINVLDIDDIGKLLRVEYVDADK; encoded by the coding sequence TTGAGTCAACGATTGCTCGTCTGTGATTTAAAGAACCTCTTACGCGAAAAGGGTTGGGAACAAAAGAAATTAGCCGAGCTAACTGGTATTAGAGAAGCTACCATTTCAGAAATGGTCAGAAATAAAAACAAGATGTTCCCCCGACAGGCATTGGAAAAAATCATTAATGTTTTAGATATAGATGATATAGGAAAATTATTACGAGTTGAATATGTAGATGCTGATAAGTAA
- a CDS encoding PBECR2 nuclease fold domain-containing protein codes for MIYELDLHMTQENMVIGKLTQEIIDLLELPYEEKDIVLWKGRIKYLEKHQSDFPSEEAFIKHLKAIPSVIKTPEYVGLHPKGNSIQFIKRIDDLMLVAVRISHNQNWAFRSAYPISQDTFNAYLQANTVKKV; via the coding sequence TTGATATACGAGCTAGATTTACATATGACACAAGAGAACATGGTTATAGGCAAGTTAACACAGGAAATAATTGACTTACTCGAATTACCTTATGAAGAAAAAGATATTGTCCTTTGGAAGGGCAGAATTAAATATCTAGAGAAACATCAATCTGATTTTCCTTCGGAGGAAGCTTTCATAAAACATTTAAAGGCAATTCCCTCGGTAATTAAAACACCTGAGTACGTAGGTCTTCACCCCAAAGGGAATAGTATTCAATTTATCAAACGAATTGATGATCTTATGTTAGTAGCAGTCCGTATAAGTCATAATCAAAACTGGGCTTTTCGGTCAGCTTATCCAATCTCACAAGATACATTTAACGCCTATCTTCAGGCTAATACCGTAAAAAAGGTTTGA
- a CDS encoding DUF951 domain-containing protein, with product MERKSFELGDIVQMKKPHPCGTNEMEIIRMGMDIRIKCVGCQHSVLIPRAKFEKNMKKVLRSKANADGQHSETN from the coding sequence GTGGAGCGTAAGTCGTTTGAACTGGGGGACATTGTGCAGATGAAGAAGCCCCATCCCTGCGGAACGAATGAAATGGAAATTATCCGTATGGGGATGGATATTCGGATCAAATGTGTCGGTTGCCAGCACAGTGTGCTGATTCCGCGTGCCAAGTTCGAAAAGAATATGAAGAAGGTGCTGCGTTCAAAAGCCAACGCTGACGGGCAGCATTCGGAAACGAATTGA
- a CDS encoding mechanosensitive ion channel family protein — MTLMRWLENNTGTAAVVKDAMHWKDVIWEWLTDSSMWSTLLFVVLKIAIIFIITRIFIRVINKIIDKSMQQKGENGRFRLNTRRLTTVGELLKNVTNIVFNFILIMLVLSQMGINLGPLIAGAGVLGLAVGFGAQSLVKDVITGFFIIFEDQFAVGDVIQTGTFKGTVEVIGLRTTRLVSWKGEVYILPNGSITTVTNFSMSNSLAVVDVPMKAERTLEEAVGLVKQAIHGIEESNVQVLNIPDVLGVQSMTTSEYIVRVVAECMPNTGAAVERDIQNNIKKALEDEEHRQSALETAVTLEKEDEQERKGGEKGGA; from the coding sequence ATGACCTTAATGCGTTGGTTGGAGAACAATACAGGGACGGCTGCTGTTGTGAAGGATGCGATGCATTGGAAGGATGTTATATGGGAATGGCTTACTGATAGTTCAATGTGGTCGACCTTGTTGTTTGTGGTTTTGAAGATCGCTATTATTTTCATCATCACACGTATTTTTATTCGGGTTATTAATAAGATTATAGATAAGTCGATGCAGCAAAAGGGAGAGAATGGAAGATTTCGCTTGAATACCAGGCGGCTAACAACCGTTGGAGAACTGCTGAAAAATGTAACTAATATCGTATTCAATTTCATTCTGATTATGCTGGTATTGTCTCAAATGGGCATTAATCTCGGGCCTCTGATTGCCGGAGCTGGAGTGCTTGGATTGGCCGTTGGTTTTGGGGCGCAGAGCTTGGTCAAGGATGTGATTACCGGGTTCTTTATCATTTTCGAGGATCAGTTTGCCGTAGGAGATGTTATTCAGACAGGAACCTTCAAAGGTACAGTAGAAGTGATCGGGCTGCGTACAACCAGGCTGGTGAGCTGGAAAGGGGAGGTTTACATTTTACCTAACGGCTCCATTACAACGGTTACGAACTTTTCCATGTCCAACTCGTTGGCGGTGGTGGATGTACCCATGAAGGCGGAGCGTACTCTGGAGGAAGCTGTTGGCTTGGTAAAACAAGCGATCCATGGAATTGAGGAGTCCAATGTGCAGGTGCTGAATATACCGGATGTTCTGGGGGTTCAGTCCATGACGACATCAGAGTATATTGTGCGTGTTGTGGCGGAGTGCATGCCGAACACAGGGGCTGCGGTAGAACGTGATATTCAGAATAACATCAAGAAGGCACTAGAGGATGAGGAACATCGTCAGAGCGCGCTAGAGACGGCGGTAACCCTTGAGAAGGAAGACGAGCAAGAAAGAAAAGGGGGAGAGAAGGGTGGAGCGTAA
- the yyaC gene encoding spore protease YyaC, whose amino-acid sequence MTHPSDFIPGQEPLSLKISHTDPGIQSAIIHRLLFHLHQAPSLQNIVIICIGTDRSTGDCLGPLVGTQLSRYKSPLFHLYGTLEEPVHAMNLQTTLDGIHTRYDQPYIIGIDACLGQTSSVGCIQVADGPLKPGAGVNKELPPVGDIHLTGIVNVGGFMEYFVLQNTRLNLVMKLSDIIAGSLYSAIKEWHYRSVLLAAQE is encoded by the coding sequence ATGACTCATCCATCTGACTTCATTCCGGGGCAAGAACCCCTTAGCTTAAAAATATCACACACCGACCCCGGGATCCAATCAGCCATCATCCATCGTTTGCTGTTCCATTTGCACCAGGCGCCTAGTCTGCAAAATATAGTCATTATTTGCATCGGCACCGACCGTTCTACTGGAGACTGTCTCGGCCCGCTCGTAGGTACCCAGTTGTCACGTTATAAAAGCCCGCTCTTTCACCTTTACGGAACCCTGGAGGAGCCTGTACATGCTATGAATCTGCAAACAACACTGGACGGCATACACACCCGGTACGACCAGCCCTATATCATCGGCATAGACGCATGTCTTGGACAAACCTCCAGCGTCGGATGCATCCAGGTTGCGGACGGGCCTTTGAAGCCTGGAGCGGGGGTAAATAAAGAATTACCGCCGGTCGGCGATATCCATTTGACAGGAATCGTTAACGTCGGCGGCTTTATGGAATACTTTGTATTGCAAAATACAAGACTAAATCTGGTAATGAAATTATCAGATATCATTGCTGGCAGCTTATACTCCGCGATTAAGGAGTGGCATTACCGTTCCGTCCTGCTTGCTGCGCAAGAGTAA
- a CDS encoding DUF4446 family protein — protein MAELNGLIMEQLAGIVAGIVLILLILLIVIIVQGAKLKKMRRKYETMMAGSGVENLETLLIDLKVQMDTIEDEQEAHRANMKSLHSKLAGLKGHIGIKRYNAFGERGSDLSFSMAIVDDNQDGIVLTGIYNRDGSYVYAKPLEAGQSSYSLSPEEKEAVTLAQQAGRNGNATP, from the coding sequence ATGGCTGAATTGAACGGACTAATCATGGAACAGCTTGCCGGAATCGTTGCAGGGATTGTGCTCATTTTGCTCATCCTGTTGATTGTTATCATTGTGCAGGGCGCAAAGTTGAAGAAGATGCGGCGAAAGTATGAAACCATGATGGCAGGCAGCGGTGTCGAGAATTTGGAAACGCTGCTGATTGATTTGAAGGTGCAAATGGATACGATTGAGGATGAGCAGGAAGCACATCGTGCAAATATGAAATCTCTACACAGTAAACTGGCTGGCCTGAAGGGACATATAGGTATCAAACGCTATAATGCCTTTGGCGAGCGAGGGAGCGATCTAAGCTTCTCCATGGCTATTGTAGATGACAATCAGGATGGTATCGTATTAACCGGTATTTATAACCGGGATGGCTCTTATGTGTATGCCAAGCCCCTGGAAGCGGGGCAATCATCTTATTCCTTATCCCCTGAAGAGAAAGAAGCTGTTACTCTTGCGCAGCAAGCAGGACGGAACGGTAATGCCACTCCTTAA
- a CDS encoding ParB/RepB/Spo0J family partition protein yields MSKRLGKGLDALIPSLTVNDEDKVVDIPLSQLRANPYQPRKTFDEESIKELAESIRQHGVIQPIIARSVLRGYEIIAGERRFRASQYCGNSTIPVVVRNFTDQQVMEIALIENLQRENLNAMEIAVAYQGLMDQFSLTQEELSLKVGKSRSHIANFLRLLALPEEVKDHVSRGTLSMGHARAIVGLKDPDMVKQLATQCIEQQWSVRELEEAVQQLDHKLGEAKAKPKVRKKDPFIDHMEESLRERFKTTVKIKHNKDKGKIELNYYSQQDLERLLELLQ; encoded by the coding sequence ATGAGTAAACGGTTGGGAAAAGGACTGGATGCACTCATTCCCTCCCTTACGGTCAATGATGAGGACAAGGTTGTTGACATTCCGCTTAGCCAGTTGCGTGCAAATCCGTACCAGCCTCGAAAAACGTTTGATGAGGAATCAATTAAAGAACTAGCAGAATCTATTCGTCAGCACGGTGTTATCCAACCTATTATTGCACGTAGTGTATTAAGAGGCTATGAAATTATTGCAGGTGAAAGAAGATTTCGGGCTTCCCAATATTGTGGGAATTCGACGATACCTGTGGTTGTTCGCAATTTTACTGATCAGCAGGTAATGGAAATTGCCCTGATTGAGAATTTGCAGCGTGAAAATCTGAACGCTATGGAAATAGCAGTAGCTTATCAGGGATTAATGGATCAGTTCTCATTAACTCAAGAGGAATTGTCCTTGAAAGTGGGCAAATCGCGCTCTCATATTGCGAATTTTCTTCGTTTGCTTGCATTGCCGGAGGAAGTTAAGGATCATGTTTCACGTGGAACATTATCTATGGGACATGCCAGAGCGATTGTTGGGCTTAAAGATCCAGATATGGTGAAGCAACTGGCAACACAATGTATTGAGCAACAATGGAGTGTTCGGGAACTGGAAGAAGCTGTACAACAGTTGGATCATAAGCTTGGTGAAGCGAAGGCCAAGCCCAAAGTGAGAAAAAAGGACCCTTTTATTGATCATATGGAAGAGTCCTTGCGTGAACGTTTTAAAACGACTGTGAAAATCAAGCATAACAAGGATAAAGGTAAAATCGAATTGAATTATTACAGCCAGCAGGATTTGGAAAGATTACTGGAATTATTACAGTAG
- a CDS encoding AAA family ATPase, with protein sequence MSKIIAVANQKGGVGKTTTSVNLGAGLASLGKRVLLVDIDPQGNTTSGVGINKADVANCIYDVLINEVDPSEAIVSTQIEGLDIIPATIQLAGAEIELVPTISRELRLKRSLQLVKHKYDYILIDCPPSLGILTLNSLTASDSVIIPIQCEYYALEGLSQLLNTVRLVQKHLNTSLQIEGVLLTMFDARTNLGIQVIEEVKKYFQSKVYQTIIPRNVRLSEAPSHGQSIITYDPRSRGAEVYIELAKEVASYE encoded by the coding sequence GTGTCGAAAATAATAGCCGTAGCCAATCAAAAGGGCGGAGTGGGCAAAACAACTACTTCCGTGAATTTGGGCGCCGGACTTGCTTCCCTCGGCAAAAGGGTATTGCTCGTGGATATCGACCCCCAAGGTAATACAACCAGCGGTGTGGGTATCAATAAGGCGGATGTGGCCAATTGCATTTATGATGTACTTATTAATGAGGTTGATCCTAGCGAAGCGATTGTCAGTACACAGATTGAGGGATTGGATATTATTCCAGCCACCATTCAGCTGGCAGGAGCGGAAATCGAGCTGGTACCAACCATTTCTCGTGAACTAAGATTAAAAAGATCGCTCCAGCTCGTCAAGCATAAGTATGATTATATATTGATTGATTGCCCTCCATCGCTGGGGATTTTGACACTTAATTCTTTAACAGCTTCTGACTCGGTCATTATTCCCATTCAATGTGAATATTACGCATTGGAAGGTTTAAGTCAGCTACTGAATACTGTACGATTGGTACAAAAACACTTAAATACCTCGCTGCAAATCGAAGGCGTGCTATTGACGATGTTTGACGCCCGCACCAATTTGGGTATTCAGGTGATTGAAGAAGTGAAAAAGTATTTTCAAAGCAAGGTTTATCAAACGATTATCCCACGCAATGTGAGACTCAGTGAAGCACCATCACATGGCCAGTCCATTATTACGTATGATCCCCGCTCCCGTGGGGCAGAGGTATACATTGAGTTGGCAAAGGAAGTGGCATCTTATGAGTAA